A portion of the Carya illinoinensis cultivar Pawnee chromosome 11, C.illinoinensisPawnee_v1, whole genome shotgun sequence genome contains these proteins:
- the LOC122281799 gene encoding uncharacterized protein LOC122281799 isoform X2, with protein MMPLRFPYMQLGLTIDHILRFHHKEQNTGKQKKRQNPSSERFLVERAMAAVVNFSSQTPCPRLSSRAEAWLAHGPSLLYKGTCHFKNNSKIVPQHGLYVRRQAESRMFRGRIPVRATFSNRNSSSGSSSTSSSDAINRFYTCINEKNLKQLREIISDDCYVEDCSFPQPFQGKMEFMQFLEQLTACMGQNVKFTIGPVCEGDELAAGVKWHLEWKKKQIPFTRGCSFFECSKQGERIIIMYIRRNKTNSLYATHLPKQTIFSQDGSYLQESASRD; from the exons ATGATGCCATTAAGATTTCCCTATATGCAACTAGGACTCACCATTGATCATATTCTTAGATTTCATCACAAGGAACAAAACACTGGAAAGCAAAAGAAACGACAAAATCCCTCTAGCGAGAGATTCCTTGTTGAG AGGGCAATGGCTGCCGTTGTCAATTTCTCCAGCCAAACCCCATGCCCACGTTTGAGCTCCAGGGCAGAGGCATGGCTCGCCCACGGACCCAGCTTGCTCTACAAAGGAACTTGTCATTTTAAGAACAACAGCAAGATAGTACCTCAGCATGGCCTTTATGTAAGAAGGCAGGCAGAAAGCAGAATGTTCAGAGGCCGCATACCAGTTAGAGCTACTTTCTCAAATAGAAACTCAAGTTCTGGGTCAAGTTCAACGTCTTCATCAGATGCAATCAACAGATTCTACACGTGCATCAATGAGAAGAACTTGAAGCAACTACGTGAAATCATATCCGACGACTGCTATGTTGAGGACTGCTCCTTTCCCCAACCATTCCAGGGAAAAATg GAGTTTATGCAGTTTTTGGAACAACTTACTGCATGCATGGGCCAGAATGTTAAGTTCACAATTGGACCTGTTTGTGAAGGAGATGAGTTGGCCGCTGGAGTGAAATGGCACTTGG aatggaaaaagaaacagATCCCCTTCACCAGAGGCTGCAGCTTCTTTGAGTGTTCAAAACAGGGAGAAAGAATAATTATTATGTATATCAGAAGAAACAAAACTAACTCACTTTACGCAACTCATTTGCccaaacaaaccattttctcacAAGATGGTAGTTATCTGCAGGAAAGCGCAAGTCGTGATTGA
- the LOC122280762 gene encoding beta-carotene hydroxylase 2, chloroplastic-like — MATGVSVTSSSIADRFKQRTFRIPRPNSRSIPYELRLTLPTRLQRKSWKAKSLRLCLVMEKKTEDIIQVEKENTVDSADNIKNQVATSRVTERLARKRFERYTYLVAAIMSSLGVTSTAAVANFYKLSWQMEGGEFPLFEMLGTFALSVGAAVGMEFWARWAHRALWHASMWNMHESHHRARDGTFELNDVFAIINAVPAIALLFYGLSDKGLIPGLCFGAGLGITVFGMAYMFVHDGLVHRRFPVGPIANVPYLRRVAAAHHLHHSDRFRGVPYGLFLGPKELEEVGGMEELEKEIQRMIKQSKGS, encoded by the exons ATGGCCACCGGTGTTTCGGTTACTTCAAGCTCAATAGCAGACCGTTTCAAGCAAAGGACTTTCCGGATTCCCCGACCCAATTCTAGATCGATCCCCTACGAGCTTAGACTAACTTTGCCTACCCGTTTGCAGAGAAAAAGTTGGAAAGCCAAGAGCTTGAGACTATGCTTGGTCATGGAGAAGAAAACAGAGGATATCATTCAAGTCGAGAAGGAAAACACTGTCGACTCGGCTGATAATATAAAGAACCAGGTCGCAACCTCCCGTGTGACAGAGAGGTTAGCAAGAAAAAGATTCGAAAGATACACGTACCTGGTCGCTGCAATCATGTCCAGCCTCGGAGTCACTTCCACGGCAGCTGTGGccaatttttacaaactttcTTGGCAAATGGAG GGTGGAGAATTCCCACTCTTCGAAATGCTGGGTACGTTTGCTCTTTCTGTGGGTGCTGCT GTGGGGATGGAGTTTTGGGCTAGGTGGGCTCACAGAGCGTTGTGGCACGCTTCAATGTGGAATATGCACGAG TCGCACCACCGAGCGAGGGACGGTACCTTTGAGCTCAACGATGTTTTCGCCATAATCAATGCGGTTCCAGCGATTGCTCTTCTTTTTTACGGCCTCTCTGACAAGGGTCTGATTCCAGGACTCTGTTTCGGTGCC GGTCTAGGAATCACAGTGTTTGGGATGGCCTACATGTTTGTGCACGACGGGCTCGTCCACCGTCGATTCCCAGTAGGACCCATTGCCAATGTCCCTTATTTACGAAGAGTTGCTGCAGCCCACCAT CTTCATCACTCGGACAGATTTCGTGGCGTCCCATACGGGTTGTTTTTGGGTCCAAAG GAGCTAGAAGAAGTTGGAGGAATGGAAGAGTTGGAGAAGGAAATCCAACGAATGATTAAGCAATCCAAAGGTTCTTGA
- the LOC122281799 gene encoding uncharacterized protein LOC122281799 isoform X1 — MMPLRFPYMQLGLTIDHILRFHHKEQNTGKQKKRQNPSSERFLVERAMAAVVNFSSQTPCPRLSSRAEAWLAHGPSLLYKGTCHFKNNSKIVPQHGLYVRRQAESRMFRGRIPVRATFSNRNSSSGSSSTSSSDAINRFYTCINEKNLKQLREIISDDCYVEDCSFPQPFQGKMEFMQFLEQLTACMGQNVKFTIGPVCEGDELAAGVKWHLEWKKKQIPFTRGCSFFECSKQGERIIIMKAQVVIESPFKPGGFALILLKTVTSLFDDFPKATEWFLSRPHVIVQWILRIYAILVAPFINPLLESYIKFWNVVARALLMAINIVRYIYKFFFN; from the exons ATGATGCCATTAAGATTTCCCTATATGCAACTAGGACTCACCATTGATCATATTCTTAGATTTCATCACAAGGAACAAAACACTGGAAAGCAAAAGAAACGACAAAATCCCTCTAGCGAGAGATTCCTTGTTGAG AGGGCAATGGCTGCCGTTGTCAATTTCTCCAGCCAAACCCCATGCCCACGTTTGAGCTCCAGGGCAGAGGCATGGCTCGCCCACGGACCCAGCTTGCTCTACAAAGGAACTTGTCATTTTAAGAACAACAGCAAGATAGTACCTCAGCATGGCCTTTATGTAAGAAGGCAGGCAGAAAGCAGAATGTTCAGAGGCCGCATACCAGTTAGAGCTACTTTCTCAAATAGAAACTCAAGTTCTGGGTCAAGTTCAACGTCTTCATCAGATGCAATCAACAGATTCTACACGTGCATCAATGAGAAGAACTTGAAGCAACTACGTGAAATCATATCCGACGACTGCTATGTTGAGGACTGCTCCTTTCCCCAACCATTCCAGGGAAAAATg GAGTTTATGCAGTTTTTGGAACAACTTACTGCATGCATGGGCCAGAATGTTAAGTTCACAATTGGACCTGTTTGTGAAGGAGATGAGTTGGCCGCTGGAGTGAAATGGCACTTGG aatggaaaaagaaacagATCCCCTTCACCAGAGGCTGCAGCTTCTTTGAGTGTTCAAAACAGGGAGAAAGAATAATTATTAT GAAAGCGCAAGTCGTGATTGAATCACCATTCAAGCCAGGAGGCTTTGCTCTG ATTCTGTTGAAGACTGTGACATCATTATTTGATGATTTCCCCAAGGCCACCGAAT GGTTCCTGAGTCGTCCCCACGTAATAGTACAATGGATACTAAGGATTTACGCCATTCTTGTGGCACCTTTTATCAATCCTCTACTGGAAAGCTACATAAAGTTTTGGAACGTTGTGGCTCGAGCTCTTCTCATGGCAATTAACATTGTGCGCTACATttataaattcttcttcaactAG
- the LOC122282446 gene encoding protein FAR1-RELATED SEQUENCE 5-like: protein MSTTQRSESINEFFDGYVHAKTNLKEFVDQYDNALKKKIENENVADFHSFNVTIPCILRSSIEKRYQDLYTNEKFRELQQQLARVIDLDPVLLKVDGTIKTYGVKDEVCLEEFTKLVTHSMVFSQEDTAAKCSWGLFEMRGIVCRHIFAVFKYNGIKSLPDRYILDWWRKDIKRRYMLIHSSYDTVQQWEDSIAYSSLLNICYKMITHATGSREHTLDATNKLHAMIELYSGNQDPPCCPNVDGTTNVLMLMAARESIPAPDITEAQPQETFVQSQESMLVGLDRSQPLSTVLDGSQPSKMQ from the exons atgagtacaactcAGCGGAGCGAGAGCATAAATGAATTTTTTGACGGCTATGTTCATGCGAAgacaaacttgaaagagtttgtcgatCAATATGATAATgccttgaaaaagaaaattgagaacgaAAATGTAGCGGATTTCCACTCATTTAATGTCACTATTCCCTGCATCTTAAGATCTTCCATTGAAAAGAGATATCAAGATTTATACACGAATGAAAAGTTTAGGGAACTTCAGCAACAACTTGCCCGCGTTATTGACTTGGACCCAGTTTTACTGAAGGTGGATGGTACTATAAAGACCTATGGTGTGAAGGATGAAGTTTGTCTCGAAGAGTTCACTAAATTGGTTACACATTCAATGGTCTTTAGTCAGGAAGATACAGCTGCCAAGTGTTCTTGGGGGTTGTTTGAAATGAGGGGGATAGTGTGCAGACACATCTTCGCTGTGTTCAAATATAACGGGATTAAATCATTGCCTGATAGGTACATTTTGGATTGGTGGAGGAAGGACATCAAAAGAAGATACATGTTAATCCACAGCAGCTACGACACAGTACAACAATGGGAGGATTCTATAGCTTATTCAAGTCTTTTGAACATATGTTATAAGATGATTACTCATGCTACGGGTTCGAGAGAACATACTTTGGATGCAACTAATAAGTTGCATGCAATGATTGAGCTGTATTCTGGCAATCAAGATCCCCCATGTTGTCCCAATGTTGATGGTACGACAAATGTTTTAATGTTGATG GCTGCTCGAGAATCTATACCAGCTCCTGACATTACTGAAGCCCAGCCCCAAGAAACATTTGTGCaaagtcaagaaagt ATGCTTGTTGGGTTGGATAGATCACAACCGCTTTCGACTGTATTAGATGGTTCACAACCATCCAAAATGCAATGA
- the LOC122282447 gene encoding protein FAR-RED IMPAIRED RESPONSE 1-like has protein sequence MTKRSERGEDGTVRYVTLACARGGKVRNRILNVSNPRPTGKSECKAKINASKTPDGKFRLNSVHNIHNHNLSPKKSRFFRCNREVSESVKRVLDTNDMAGIRMNKSFGSLVVGAGGFKNLPFLEKDCRNYIDKARHLRLGAGGAGAFRDYFLRMQYKNPRFFALMDLDDDGRLKNIFWVDPHSRAAYQYFGDVVTFDTTYLTNRYGMPFAPFVGVNHYGQSILLGAGLISSEDTETFVWLFQTWLQCMDGIAFKAIITDQDRAMKNAIAIVFPESRHRFCLWHILKKVPKKLGSYASYKTRMKTALMSVCITAKVGKILRNVGISSSSCTTCMRMHGCRVYTLSVSTGYRPS, from the coding sequence ATGACAAAAAGAAGTGAGAGGGGAGAGGATGGGACTGTTAGATATGTTACGCTTGCCTGTGCCCGTGGTGGGAAGGTCCGGAATAGGATTTTGAATGTCTCCAACCCTCGTCCGACAGGAAAGAGTGAATGTAAAGCAAAGATTAATGCCTCAAAAACTCCTGATGGAAAGTTTCGACTGAATTCAGTTCACAATATCCATAACCACAACCTTAGCCCAAAGAAATCAcgcttctttcgatgtaatagagaagtAAGTGAATCTGTAAAAAGGGTCCTTGATACAAATGATATGGCTGGCATCCGAATGAATAAGAGTTTCGGTTCTCTTGTTGTTGGCGCGGGTGGATTTAAGAACCTCCCGTTTCTGGAAAAGGATTGTCGTAACTACATCGACAAGGCACGACATCTACGACTGGGCGCAGGTGGTGCTGGGGCGTTTCGAGACTACTTTTTACGGATGCAGTACAAAAATCCGAGGTTCTTTGCATTAATGGACCTGGATGATGACGGGAGGTTAAAGAATATATTCTGGGTGGACCCCCACAGTAGAGCAGCCTACCAATATTTCGGTGATGTGGTCACATTTGACACCACATACCTGACGAACCGGtatgggatgccctttgcaccatttgttggtgtaaaccactaTGGGCAATCAATTTTGTTGGGAGCTGGCTTGATTTCCTCAGAGGATACGGAGACATTCGTGTGGTTATTTCAGACTTGGTTGcagtgtatggatggtatagcCTTTAAGGCTATTATCACTGATCAAGACAGAGCGATGAAAAATGCTATTGCAATTGTTTTTCCCGAGAGCCGGCATCGATTCTGCCTTTGGCATATACTTAAGAAAGTACCCAAAAAGCTTGGGAGCTATGCTTCCTACAAGACTAGAATGAAAACTGCACTAATGAGTGTGTGTATAACAGCCAAAGTGGggaagattttgagaaatgttgGGATCAGTTCATCATCATGTACAACTTGCATGAGAATGCATGGCTGCAGAGTTTATACATTGAGCGTGAGTACTGGGTACCGACCTTCTTGA